Within Candidatus Fusobacterium pullicola, the genomic segment ATCCCTCAAGCCAAATATGCTCTGTATGTGGTCATAGAGATGGAAAGAAAGCTCTAAATATAAGAGAGTGGACTTGTCCAATTTGTAATACATACCATGATAGAGATATAAATGC encodes:
- a CDS encoding transposase; this encodes PSSQICSVCGHRDGKKALNIREWTCPICNTYHDRDINASKNILVEGLRIREAI